The Microbacterium limosum sequence CGGACGCGGGGCTCGGAGCCGAGCTCCAGCACCGCGTCGACCATGTCGATCGCGCCCTCGTGGTGCGTCGTCATGAGGTCCAGGAACATGCAGTCGGCGGCCGGCCCCGACGCTGCCTCGAATGCGGAGAGCTGCGCGTCGGTCGCCATGCCCATCTGCACGAGCAGGTCCTCTCCCCTCAGCGTCTCCCCGGCGGGCGCGCCGTGGCCGTGGCCCGAGGCATCCGTCATCCACGCCATCGTCGGACCCCCCGCCTGCGGGAGGCCCCACGAGACGAGCCAGGAATACATCTCGCCCTGCTGCGCCGACTGCGCCGTGGCGATGTCGTACGCCAGCGCCCGCAGCTGCGGGTCCTCCGTCTCCCGGTACAGCGTCATCGCCATGTGCACCGCCTGAGCGTGGTGCAGCTGCATGTCGCGCGCGAAGCCGGCCTCCGGCGACGTCGTGGTGGGGGAGGCGGCCTGGTCGAGGGCGCCGAAGGTCGTGAATCGGCCCGCCGCGAACGCCAGGGCGGCGACGGCGAGAACGGCGAGCGTCGCCAGCAGCCACCGCGGCGGGCCGCTGCGGGTCGGCCGGGCGGCGGGGTCGGCCGTCACCTCAGACCCGGCCCTCGCCGTCGATCGCGCCGGTGCAGACCGCGTTCGGCTCGGGCGCCTGGTCGCTGCGCCAGTACTCCTCGAAGAACTGGGGGATGCGCTCGTCGTCGACCGAGTCGACCTTCAGCTGCGAGTTCCACCCGCTGAGGGTCACGGGGGAGTCCATCCCCTCGTACGGCGAGAGGATGTAGTAGCTGGAGGGCATGTAGGAGCGCAGCGTGTCGAGGTCCTCGCCCTGCACGAGCTCGGGGTCGTACGTCACCCAGATCGCGCCGTGCTCGAGGGAGTGCACCGCATACTCGTTCTGCTGCGGCTGGGAGTACTCGCCGCAGTTCAGCCAGTACTGGTTGTGCGGGCCGCCGGCGGGCGGCGTCTGCTCGTAGTCGACGGTTCCCTCCACGTGGGAGGTGTCGTGCGAGAACGTCTCGACTCCCTCGATCTGCGTCCCGGAGCCGGCTCCCGCCTCGTAGGTCGGCCGCGGCGCCGGCTGGAAGACGATCGAGGCGACGACCACGCCCACGACGGCGAGCGCGGCGACGCCTCCGACGACCCACCACATGATGCCGGTGCGGCGCCGCTTGGCGACCTGCCGCTGGTATTCGGCGAGCTTCTCGGCCCGCTTGGCCTCACGCTGCTGCTTGACGGTCAGGGCCTGCTCGGCCTGCTTGGCGGGGTTGCCGCTGGGCTTCTTGGGGGACATGCTGCGGTGCTCTCGGCTCGACGGGTCGAAAGTGTGGCGCCGTGCGCCATCCCGCAAAGTCTATGTGCGCGCCTCGTGCCCAGCCTGGACGGCCGCTGCGAGCGCGCTAGACTGGGGATCGAATCGATTCGATCCGACTTTGGGATCAGGAGAACCTGCGTGCTCGATACCGCCAACGTCCCCGTCGTCCGTCCCGGTCAGGCGGCCGAGGCCGACCGGCGACCCCGCACGGATGCGATCCGGACCCTCGGGTCCAATCCCGCCACCGCGCCGATCATGCTCCACCCGGGCGACAGCATCTCCGCGGGCCGCCGGCTCCTGTACGTCATCCTGCTCGGCGCCCTGACCGCCCTGGGCCCCTTCACGATCGACCTCTACCTGCCCGCGTTCCCCGTCCTGGAGACGGACTTCGACACCACCGCGGCAGCGATCCAGCTGACGCTGACCGGCACGATGCTCGGCTTCGGGCTCGGCCAGCTGCTGGTCGGGCCGCTGAGCGACAAGGTGGGGCGCCGCATCCCCCTCCTCGCGGTCACCGCGCTGCACGTCGTCTCGAGCGTCGCCGCGGCGCTCGCCCCGACGCTCGAGACGCTCGGCATCACTCGCGTGCTGATGGGCGCGGGCGCGGCGGCGGGCGGCGTCGTGGCGATGGCGATCGTGCGCGACCTCTTCGGGGGCCGGCGCCTCGTCGTCATGCTCTCGCGTCTTGCGCTCGTCTCCGGGGTCGCGCCCGTCGTCGCGCCTCTCATCGGCTCGGGACTTCTGCTGGTCATGCCGTGGCGCGGCCTGTTCGTGGTGCTCGCGATCTACGGCGCCGTCATGCTCGTGGCTGCGCTCATCTTCATACCCGAGACGCTGCCGCGCGAGCGCCGGTCCGAGCGAGGGACGACGACGGTGTGGCAGCGGTACGGCAGCGTCCTGACCGACCGGGTCTTCCTCGGCGTGCTCGTGATCGGCGGCATGACCTTCAGCGGTCTGTTCTCCTACTTGTCGGCCTCGTCGTTCCTCTTCCAAGAGAGCTTCGGCTTCGACGCGCAGCAGTACGGCCTCCTCTTCGCCGTCAACTCGATCGGGCTGGTGATCGGGGTGCAGGTCGCATCGCGGCTGGCGGCCCGGTTCGGTCCCCAGTGGGTGCTCGCGTATTCCACCGCGATGCTCTTCGTGTCGGCCGTGGCGATCATCGTCTTCGACCAGCTCGGTTTCGGCCTCTGGGGCATCCTGATTCCGCTGTTCGTCTTCATGGTGACGTGCGGTTTCACGTTCCCGTGCGCGCAGGTGCTCGCTCTCGACCGCCACGGCAAGGCGGCGGGAACGGCCGCCTCGCTCCTGGGCGCCGTCAACTTCGGCGTCGCGGGCCTGGTCTCGCCCGTCGTGGGATGGTTGTCGGCCGATTCGGCGATCACCGGCACGACGATGGCAGCCGTGATGGCGGGCTGCGCCGTGATCGGTATCCTCGCCCTCTGGTTCGTCGTGCGGCCGCGCAGCGTCCAGGCGCTCACGCCGTGACCGGCGGCGGGCGTCCGCGCTGGCACAATGGCGCGATGGATGCCCCACACCCCGCCCGTATACGCACCTGGCTCATCGTCGGCGCCGCGCTGGCCGTGCTCGGAATCGCGCTCGGCGCGTGGATCAGCATCGGGCGGGGCAACGATCCCTTCGCGGTGGACGCGGCGTGGTCCGCGTGGCTCGCGGCCGGTCGCACGGAGATCCTGCTCTCGTTCTCCTACGCCATGAACTTCCTCGGCGGCGGCTGGTTCGGCATCCTCGCCCTGCCGCTGGCGGTGGTCGCCGTCCTGCTCGTGCTGCGACGCCCGTGGGCGGCGGCGTACTTCCTCGTGGCATCCGCGGTGTCGGCGGGTCTCGTGCAGGTGTGCAAGCACCTCTTCGGGCGTGCGCGGCCCGAGGAGATCATCGTCGTGTCCGACTTCGGATCGTTCCCCTCCGGTCACGTCGCCAACGCCGCGACGATCGCGGTCGCGCTCTTCGTCGTCTTCCCGGGTGTCTGGGTGGCCATCGCCGGAGCGGCATGGACGACGCTGATGGCGTTCTCCCGCACATACCTCGGCGCGCACTGGCTCAGCGACACTCTCGGTGGGGCCCTGCTCGGGGCGGGATCGGCGTTGCTGGTCGCGGTGCTCTTCGCGCGGCTGCTCGACAGCGAGTTCCGTCGACGGGCGGGATCGCGTCCCGTCGCGGAGGTGGCGTCCTGAGCGCCCCGGGTTCACGGTCGGGCGCTGAGAGGGCCCTGGCTCGGTCCCTATCGGCATAGGTAATCCGCCTCTCGAGGCGTACCATGGCCGCATGGCGACGAAGCCCCCCACCACAGACATCGACGAGTCCCGTCTCCACGTCACGCGACCCAAGAAGGTCGCCGTCGGCGTGCCCGCGGTGCTGCACGCCCTGCAGATCGCGAACGAGCAGATGGGCGTCACCCGCAGCATCCGCACGCTCATGCAGGTGAACCAGAAGGACGGGTTCGACTGCCCCGGGTGCGCCTGGCCGGAGGAGGACAAGCGCCACATCGCGGAGTTCTGCGAGAACGGCGCGAAGGCCGTCGCCGAGGAGGCGACGGTGCGCCGGGTGGGGCCCGATTTCTTCGCGACGCACTCCATGGAGGATCTGCGCGGCCACGACGACTGGTGGCTCGGGCAGCAGGGCCGGCTCACCCAGCCGATGATCCTCGACGAGGGCGCGACGCACTACCGCCCCATCTCGTGGGACGACGCGCTCGGCGAGATCGCGGCGAGCCTGCGCGGCCTCGACGACCCCGACGAGGCCGTCTTCTACACCTCGGGTCGCACCTCGAACGAGGCGGCGTTCCTCTACCAGCTGCTCGTGCGGGGCCTCGGCACGAACAACCTCCCCGACTGCTCCAACATGTGTCACGAGTCGAGCGGTTCGGCCCTCACCGAGACCATCGGGATCGGCAAGGGGACGGTGTCGATCGAAGACATCCACGAGGCCGATCTGCTCATCGTCGCCGGGCAGAACCCGGGAACGAACCACCCCCGCATGCTGAGCGCGCTCGAGAAGGCGAAGGCGCGCGGCGCGACGATCGTCGCGATCAACCCACTGCCCGAGGCGGGGCTGCTGCGGTTCGAGAACCCGCAGACGCCCAAGGGCGTCATCCTCGGCGGGACCAAGCTCGCGGATCAGTTCGTGCAGATCCGCCTCGGCGGCGATCAAGCGCTCTTCCAGGCGATCGGCAAGCACCTCCTCGAGGTGGAGGAGCGCGAGGGCGGCGTGCTCGACCGCGCCTTCATCGACGCCCACACGGTGGGCTTCGACGAGTACGTCGACGAGATGAGCCGCGTCGCGTGGAGCGAGCTCGAGACCGCCACGGGCGTATCCGAGGCATCGCTGCGCCACGTCGCGGAGACGGTGCGCACCTCGAAGGCCACGATCGTCTGCTGGGCGATGGGGCTCACGCAGCACAAGCACTCCGTGCCGACGCTGCGGGACGTCGTGAACGTCCTTCTCCTGCAGGGAAACATCGGCCGGGCGGGGGCCGGTGTCTGCCCCGTGCGGGGCCACTCCAACGTGCAGGGCGACCGCACGATGGGCATCTACGAGAAGCCTTCCGAGGCGTTCCTCGAGGCGCTCGACCGGGAGTTCTCGTTCACCGCGCCCCGTGAGCACGGCTACGACACCGTCGAGGCCATCCGCGCGATGCGCGACGGCAAGGTGCGCGTCTTCCTCGGCATGGGCGGCAACTTCGTCAGCGCGACGCCCGACACGCGGGTCGTCGAGGACGGGATGTCGCGGTGCGATCTGACCGTGCACGTGTCGACCAAGCTCAACCGCTCGCATGTGGTCACCGGTCGGCGTGCGATCATCCTGCCGACCCTCGGACGCACGGATCGGGACGCACGGGCGGGGGGCGAGCAGCGCGTGACCGTCGAGGACTCGATGGGCGCGGTGCACGCGTCGCGCGGGCGGCTCGAGCCGCCGTCCTCCGACATGCTCAGCGAGGTCGCGATCATCGCCCGACTCTGCGCGCTCGTGTTCGCCGACGCGGCCACGGGGGTGAGCCCGCGGAACGCGGCGCCCGCCCACGACGGCGACGTCGACCGCGATCAGGTGGAGCGCACGGCCGCCGAGGAGGCGAGCGGCCCGGATCCCGCCGGCGTGGAAGCCGCGGCGAACGTCCCGCGGGCCGACTGGGCGGCCCTGGAGGGCGACTACTCGCTCGTCCGCGCGCACATCGAGCGCGTCATCCCGGGCTTCGACGACTACGAGAAGCGCATCGCGAAGGGGCGCACGTTCTTCCTCCCGAACGGTCCCCGTGACGGGCGGCGGTTCGCCACGGCTTCGGGGCGGGCGCATTTCACGGCCAACCCGCTCGAGTACCCGCGCATCCCGGAGGGCCGCCTGCTGCTGCAGACCCTGCGCTCGCACGATCAGTACAACACCACGATCTACGGCAAGGACGACCGCTATCGCGGCATCCACGACGGACGCCGGGTGGTGCTCGTGAACGCGGAGGACATCGCCGCGCTGGGCTTCGCGGACGGCGACATCGTCGACCTCGTCTCCGAATGGCCGCGCACCGACGGATCGCTCGAGGAGCGGCGCGCGGAAGCGTTCCGCATCGTGGAGTACCGAACGCCTCGGGGCAACGCCGCGGCGTACTACCCGGAGACGAACGTGCTCGTGCCGCTGGATTCGACCGCCGACGTCTCGGGGACCCCCACCTCGAAGTCGGTGATCGTGCGCCTGGAGCGCCCCGCGGCATCCTGATCCCTCCGCGGGGACCGTCCCGCGTGCCCCGATGGACCGTGTCAAGCGGCTTGTCGGGGTCGGGGTCGGCGCGTACGGTTCGAGGCATGCTGGAGACATCCGCCCCCACGGGCCGCGAAGAGGCCCTGCGGGCCGCGCCGCGCGCGGACGGGGAGCAGCCGCGCGCGCTCGTACTCGGCTCCACCGGGTACATCGGCGGCCGCCTCGTGCCGCGGCTGCTGGCCGCGGGCTATCGGGTGCGGGTGCTCGCCCGCGACCCGGCGCGCGTCGCGGCCTACCAGTGGGGCGACCGGGTCGAGATCGTCATCGGAGACGCGACGGACGTGGCGGCGGTCACCGAGGCCACCCGGGGCGCCGACGTGATCTACTACCTCGTGCACTCGATGGGCGGCGGGCGCTTGTTCGAGGAGACCGATCAGCGCGCGGCCCGGACGCTCGCGGATGCCGCGGCGGCCGCCCGGGCGGGGCGAATCGTCTACCTCGGCGGGCTCCATCCGGATGACGCGACGCTCTCACGCCACCTGCGCTCGCGCGTGGAGGTCGGCGAGATCTTGCTGGCCAGCGGCGTGCCCGCCCTCGTGCTGCAGGCGGGCGTCGTGATCGGCTCGGGGTCCGCATCGTTCGAGATGGTGCGCCATCTCACCGAGGTGCTGCCGTATATGCCCGCGCCGAGATGGGTGCGCAACCGCATTCAGCCGATCGCCGTTCGAGACGTGCTGCACTACCTCCTGGGTGCCGCGAAGGTCGATGCCGACGTGAACCGCGCCGTGGACATCGGCGGGCCCGACGTGCTGCGGTACGGCCAGATGATGAACGGCTACGCCGTGCAGGCGGGCCTGCGTCAGCGCCCCATCGCGGCGCTGCCGGTGCTGACGCCGGGACTGGCCTCGCACTGGGTCAACCTCGTCACCCCGATACCGCGGTCGATCGCCCGTCCGCTCGTGGAGTCGCTGCAGAACGAGTGCATCGTGAAGAACCGCGACGTCGACGCGCTCATCCCGCGCCCCGAGGGCGGGCTGACGCCCTATCGGCGGGCGGTGGCCCTCGCGCTCGGGCGCGAGCGGGCGGGCGGTGTCGAGACGAGCTGGCAGGATGCCGCCGTGCACGACGCCCCGAGCGACCCCCTGCCGGCAGACCCGGAGTGGGCGGGCCGGATGGTGTTCACAGACCTCCGCTCGGCGGACACCCGGGCGCCCGCCGAGGACCTGTGGGCCGTCATCGAGGGCATCGGGGGCACACGGGGCTGGTACTCGTGGCCCCTCGCATGGGCGGCGCGGGGATGGATGGACAAGATCGTCGGCGGCGTCGGGCTGCGGCGGGGCCGCCGGCATCCCGACCGCCTCGTCGTCGGGGACGCGCTCGATTTCTGGCGCGTCGAGCAGGTGGAGCGCGGCGGTGGCGAGCAGCCGTCGCAGTTGCGCCTGCGGGCGGAGATGAAGGTGCCGGGGCTCGCCTGGCTCGAGATGCGCGCGGTGCCCACGGCCGGCGGCGCCACCTACGAGCAGCGGGCCGTGTTCTTCCCCCGCGGCCTCGCGGGGCGGCTGTACTGGTTGGCGGTGCTGCCGTTCCACGGCTTCATCTTCGCCGGGATGGCCGCTCGCATCGTCGCCGCGGCCGAGGCTCGGGAGGATGCCGAGCAGGCCGCCGCCGACCGCGCCGACGCGGCCTAGAGTGAGGGGGATGCATGCCCCCGACACCTCCGCGCCGTCCACCGCCGCGGTCATCACCGTCTCCGACCGCTCGGCCTCGGGCGAGCGGTCCGATCGCAGCGGCCCCCTCGCCGTGACCGCTCTCCGGGACGCCGGCTGGGAGTGCGCGGAGCCGGCCGTCGTCGCCGACGGCGACGACAGCGTCGAGGCCGCGCTGCGCGCCGCGCTCGGCTCGGGCGCTCGCCTGATCGTCACGACGGGCGGCACGGGCGTCGGTCCCCGGGACCGGACGCCCGAGGCAACGGCGAGGGTGATCACGCGCGAGCTGCCCGGCATCGCCGAGGAACTGCGTCGTCGCGGAGCCGCGGAGAAGCCCGGCGGCATGCTCACGCGGGGCCTCGCCGGCGTCGTCGATCCCTCGGGGGCCCTCGTGGTCAACCTGCCGGGCTCCACCGCTGCGGTGGCCTCCGGGATGCCCGTCGTCCTCTCGGTCGCGCGGCACGTCGTCGATCAGCTCGCGGGCGGCGACCACTGATGGGCGGGGTGCGCCTGGCCCGGATCAGCGCCGATCCGCTCGATCTCGATGAGCACCTCCGCGCCGTCGACGACGCGGCGGCCGGTGCGCTGACGACGTTCGTCGGCCGCGTCCGTGACCACGATCCGGATGCCTCGGGTGCGGTCGTCGCCCTCGAGTACACCGCCCATCCGGACGCCCCCGAGACCCTCGTGCGGCTCGCGAACGCCGCGATCGGCGACGGATCGGCGGTCGTCGCCGTCAGTCATCGCGTCGGCCGGCTGTCGGTCGGCGACGCCGCGGTGGTCATCGCCGTCGCCTCGCCGCATCGCGCCGAGGCCTTCGAGGTGTGCCGGGAGATCATCGAGACCATCAAGACCGACCTTCCGGTGTGGAAGCGTCAGGTGGAGGCGGACGGCACGACCGCGTGGAAGGGTCTCGGCGGCTGAGGCTCACCCGCCGGCGAACGGCGGCAGCACGTCGACCGTGGCGTCGGCCGCGAGCGGTGCCGCGTCGTCCACCCGCGATCCGCCCACGAGCACGGCGCAACGGGGCAGGATGCCGATGAGCGACGGGTACTCGGCGAGCAGCGCCGCCCGCAGGTCGCCGAGCGTCGTCTCGGGTCGCGACTCCTCGTCGCGCCCCGTCGCCTCCTCGACGGCGGCGAAATAGCGCACCCGTGCCATCAGGACCCGTCCCGCTTCCACGCGGCGGCGAGGTCCACGACGGCCGCGACGGCCTCGCGCACCTGCTCGGGCGATCCGCCCGCCCGACCGGCGACGAAGCCCGCGGCGAACGCGCTGAAGGGAGCGGCGGGACGTGCGACGTCGTTGGCGACATCCCGCGCGAGGTCGAGCACGAGCGATACCGGCAGGTCGTCGCCGGTGAGGTCGAAGCGCTCGCGCAGGGCGGCGGCCCACGCGTCGAGGGCCTCGGGCGGAAGGGTGCGGGAGTTCTCGCTGGACATGGTTCTCTCCGTCTCCGGCGCGGCCTGCGGCACCCCCTGGCGCCGCCGCGCCTCCTCCAGATCCTGCCACGTGTCCACGTCGAGGGCGCTCTCATCGGCGTCCTGAACATCCCTCACACGCAGGTCGGCCACGAGCGCCCGTACGGGCAGGTCGCGGCCGCCGTGGGGGAGCGCGGACGCCGCGGCCCGGAGCGCCTGCGCCCGGTAGATCGCCGTGAGGGGCTGCGTGCGGCCCCCGGCATCCACCATCCTCACGCCGTCGGGGCCCGGCCGCGCGGCCCGGAGGCGTGCGACCGCGTCGCGCGCGCGCGGCAGGTCTGCGGGCAGCACGAGGACCCAGGTCGCGTCGGTGAGAGGGAGCGCGGCGACGATCCCCGCCACGGGGCCGCCGAAGGGCGGGTCCTCCCGCACCCACCGCACGCGCGGGTCGTCCCGCAGCGGCGGCGCGGCGACGACGATGCGGCGCGCT is a genomic window containing:
- a CDS encoding phosphatase PAP2 family protein; this translates as MDAPHPARIRTWLIVGAALAVLGIALGAWISIGRGNDPFAVDAAWSAWLAAGRTEILLSFSYAMNFLGGGWFGILALPLAVVAVLLVLRRPWAAAYFLVASAVSAGLVQVCKHLFGRARPEEIIVVSDFGSFPSGHVANAATIAVALFVVFPGVWVAIAGAAWTTLMAFSRTYLGAHWLSDTLGGALLGAGSALLVAVLFARLLDSEFRRRAGSRPVAEVAS
- a CDS encoding DUF3105 domain-containing protein; this encodes MSPKKPSGNPAKQAEQALTVKQQREAKRAEKLAEYQRQVAKRRRTGIMWWVVGGVAALAVVGVVVASIVFQPAPRPTYEAGAGSGTQIEGVETFSHDTSHVEGTVDYEQTPPAGGPHNQYWLNCGEYSQPQQNEYAVHSLEHGAIWVTYDPELVQGEDLDTLRSYMPSSYYILSPYEGMDSPVTLSGWNSQLKVDSVDDERIPQFFEEYWRSDQAPEPNAVCTGAIDGEGRV
- a CDS encoding molybdenum cofactor biosynthesis protein MoaE, which translates into the protein MGGVRLARISADPLDLDEHLRAVDDAAAGALTTFVGRVRDHDPDASGAVVALEYTAHPDAPETLVRLANAAIGDGSAVVAVSHRVGRLSVGDAAVVIAVASPHRAEAFEVCREIIETIKTDLPVWKRQVEADGTTAWKGLGG
- a CDS encoding NTP transferase domain-containing protein, translating into MIDGSLDAIILAGGRASRLGGVAKPLLEVGGRPLLTLAVDAAADAGARRIVVAAPPLRDDPRVRWVREDPPFGGPVAGIVAALPLTDATWVLVLPADLPRARDAVARLRAARPGPDGVRMVDAGGRTQPLTAIYRAQALRAAASALPHGGRDLPVRALVADLRVRDVQDADESALDVDTWQDLEEARRRQGVPQAAPETERTMSSENSRTLPPEALDAWAAALRERFDLTGDDLPVSLVLDLARDVANDVARPAAPFSAFAAGFVAGRAGGSPEQVREAVAAVVDLAAAWKRDGS
- a CDS encoding MoaD/ThiS family protein, giving the protein MARVRYFAAVEEATGRDEESRPETTLGDLRAALLAEYPSLIGILPRCAVLVGGSRVDDAAPLAADATVDVLPPFAGG
- a CDS encoding DUF305 domain-containing protein, with the protein product MTADPAARPTRSGPPRWLLATLAVLAVAALAFAAGRFTTFGALDQAASPTTTSPEAGFARDMQLHHAQAVHMAMTLYRETEDPQLRALAYDIATAQSAQQGEMYSWLVSWGLPQAGGPTMAWMTDASGHGHGAPAGETLRGEDLLVQMGMATDAQLSAFEAASGPAADCMFLDLMTTHHEGAIDMVDAVLELGSEPRVRHVAQGMKDTQRFEIDAMAAASERLGCSAD
- a CDS encoding multidrug effflux MFS transporter, with product MLDTANVPVVRPGQAAEADRRPRTDAIRTLGSNPATAPIMLHPGDSISAGRRLLYVILLGALTALGPFTIDLYLPAFPVLETDFDTTAAAIQLTLTGTMLGFGLGQLLVGPLSDKVGRRIPLLAVTALHVVSSVAAALAPTLETLGITRVLMGAGAAAGGVVAMAIVRDLFGGRRLVVMLSRLALVSGVAPVVAPLIGSGLLLVMPWRGLFVVLAIYGAVMLVAALIFIPETLPRERRSERGTTTVWQRYGSVLTDRVFLGVLVIGGMTFSGLFSYLSASSFLFQESFGFDAQQYGLLFAVNSIGLVIGVQVASRLAARFGPQWVLAYSTAMLFVSAVAIIVFDQLGFGLWGILIPLFVFMVTCGFTFPCAQVLALDRHGKAAGTAASLLGAVNFGVAGLVSPVVGWLSADSAITGTTMAAVMAGCAVIGILALWFVVRPRSVQALTP
- a CDS encoding MogA/MoaB family molybdenum cofactor biosynthesis protein, producing MHAPDTSAPSTAAVITVSDRSASGERSDRSGPLAVTALRDAGWECAEPAVVADGDDSVEAALRAALGSGARLIVTTGGTGVGPRDRTPEATARVITRELPGIAEELRRRGAAEKPGGMLTRGLAGVVDPSGALVVNLPGSTAAVASGMPVVLSVARHVVDQLAGGDH
- a CDS encoding FdhF/YdeP family oxidoreductase; its protein translation is MATKPPTTDIDESRLHVTRPKKVAVGVPAVLHALQIANEQMGVTRSIRTLMQVNQKDGFDCPGCAWPEEDKRHIAEFCENGAKAVAEEATVRRVGPDFFATHSMEDLRGHDDWWLGQQGRLTQPMILDEGATHYRPISWDDALGEIAASLRGLDDPDEAVFYTSGRTSNEAAFLYQLLVRGLGTNNLPDCSNMCHESSGSALTETIGIGKGTVSIEDIHEADLLIVAGQNPGTNHPRMLSALEKAKARGATIVAINPLPEAGLLRFENPQTPKGVILGGTKLADQFVQIRLGGDQALFQAIGKHLLEVEEREGGVLDRAFIDAHTVGFDEYVDEMSRVAWSELETATGVSEASLRHVAETVRTSKATIVCWAMGLTQHKHSVPTLRDVVNVLLLQGNIGRAGAGVCPVRGHSNVQGDRTMGIYEKPSEAFLEALDREFSFTAPREHGYDTVEAIRAMRDGKVRVFLGMGGNFVSATPDTRVVEDGMSRCDLTVHVSTKLNRSHVVTGRRAIILPTLGRTDRDARAGGEQRVTVEDSMGAVHASRGRLEPPSSDMLSEVAIIARLCALVFADAATGVSPRNAAPAHDGDVDRDQVERTAAEEASGPDPAGVEAAANVPRADWAALEGDYSLVRAHIERVIPGFDDYEKRIAKGRTFFLPNGPRDGRRFATASGRAHFTANPLEYPRIPEGRLLLQTLRSHDQYNTTIYGKDDRYRGIHDGRRVVLVNAEDIAALGFADGDIVDLVSEWPRTDGSLEERRAEAFRIVEYRTPRGNAAAYYPETNVLVPLDSTADVSGTPTSKSVIVRLERPAAS
- a CDS encoding SDR family oxidoreductase; this encodes MLETSAPTGREEALRAAPRADGEQPRALVLGSTGYIGGRLVPRLLAAGYRVRVLARDPARVAAYQWGDRVEIVIGDATDVAAVTEATRGADVIYYLVHSMGGGRLFEETDQRAARTLADAAAAARAGRIVYLGGLHPDDATLSRHLRSRVEVGEILLASGVPALVLQAGVVIGSGSASFEMVRHLTEVLPYMPAPRWVRNRIQPIAVRDVLHYLLGAAKVDADVNRAVDIGGPDVLRYGQMMNGYAVQAGLRQRPIAALPVLTPGLASHWVNLVTPIPRSIARPLVESLQNECIVKNRDVDALIPRPEGGLTPYRRAVALALGRERAGGVETSWQDAAVHDAPSDPLPADPEWAGRMVFTDLRSADTRAPAEDLWAVIEGIGGTRGWYSWPLAWAARGWMDKIVGGVGLRRGRRHPDRLVVGDALDFWRVEQVERGGGEQPSQLRLRAEMKVPGLAWLEMRAVPTAGGATYEQRAVFFPRGLAGRLYWLAVLPFHGFIFAGMAARIVAAAEAREDAEQAAADRADAA